Genomic window (Rhododendron vialii isolate Sample 1 chromosome 4a, ASM3025357v1):
TTGACATTGAATTGGGAGATTTAATAATTTCATTTAGAACATTGGACGAAAGGAAGCATGGAAAACTTTTCAATACTTGCATATAAAAAAGAGTATATTTTGTATGTCAAGCTTTGCATGTTCATATCTTTTCATTTAGCATATTTCCTGCACGAGCCGTGGCTCATGTTCTTGCAACCCAAATTTTTCAGGTTTAGAGATGGATCTGAAGGCTTCAGAATCATTGATATGTtctcgtttctttttttttattatttgagaACTTAATTGGATActtttacatttttgtttgtGAGGCCATTGAGGCATGTAAACTTTGAtttattttgggatgtaaaaTTGTAGATTGAGAGAACGGGGCTTGGATGTGTATAAAAAGTagtgtattttggagtttatttgtAATAAAAGGCGGGTCGTGACACGCGCGCGCCATTCCCACGACGGACCTCCTTCTTTAGCCACCAAACCACTGGATCGATCCCCCCACAGTGGGAGCAAGGTCACGACCCGTGGCGATTGTGTCTCGACGATGCCCCTTTTTTTGTCCTACCTCATGACCAGGGTGCGTGTCTGGCATCTAGGTAATCCTTGCATATCTTGACCCGTCTTTGGCTCTTTACCTTGACATCGCGATCTCGGGGACCCTCATGATGACTCTCGCAGATTTCTCTATCTCGTGAGCTTGTACAGCCGCACGCCACATCAGCGTGTCGACCCCACCCTGTGGCACATGGCACCAAACCCCTTTCTACGTGGCAATCAATAGCCACATGTCATTCCCACGACCTCTTAACATGTTGCATGTTCCGTGGGCGGTTGGTCAAGTTTCCCCTTGGGTCAACGGTCATGATTTTGACCGCACCTGCAATAATTTTTAAGGTTgttaagctttcaaaccaaACTTCATCAACCTCTTTGCGCGTGTTATTGCAATAATTGTGTGGTGTCCAAGTAATAATCGGCGTCAGTAATTTGGATTATATATGGACAAAAGGTGAAAGAAGTTATTGTCAACGAGATCCCAACTGCAAAAATTGAAGCTATATATGGAATGGGACCTCAGTTCATCAGCGTCAATGAGGAAGTTTGAATCGGTATTTATTTTCAGCAATGCATCTACGTACTGAAGTTGTATTTAATCTTAGGTTGTAAAAGCTGCACAAGGCCGCATGCCTGTGTTCTTGGATGTTCAAGTATAATGAATTGACAAAATCATACCAAAAACACAGTTTATCTCTTGTGGTCTTGAACTCCTGCTGCATTTGGTGCCTAGGTGATCGGTGCATAAATGTACTCATTTAGGCTCCCTTATTTATACTCGTCAGTTCTTAGTTGCGCTTAATTGGAAATTACTATTATCTTTTGGTCATTCAtgttgaattattaatttgcaGAGAAAGAATGTTAACAACTATTATTTAGGCCGTCGGGGGCACGAAGCGCAAAGTCAAATCCCGCTATGTTCAAAATAAAGTCCGTGATCGAATTAACTCCAGTGGACCGAAGTTCATACCCAAGAAACTACATGATGCCGATCAGATTATGGGCATTTAACACTTATATTTGGGCAATATAATTCATTCATTATttccttggtgggcccaaaggCTTTTGTTTATATAGTATGACTAAGATTAATTAGATTCTTAAGTTTTTGGGGAGCATGGGTTGCCTGGCCCAGCTATGATTTATAAAAGGGAGAACGAGGGTTTTGCTCGGCATCTTTTTCCATAGGAATATGGCTGCAACTTCCAGTCTTATGGCGGAACTCTGGGCCTTGAGAGATGGGTTAGCTTTagcaaaggaggaaaatattCATAATTTTGAAGTTCAAGTTGATGCACCGACTGTTATTGATCTTATCAAGGACAGCAATAACGAAAACCACCCACTTGGTAATATATTGAATGATTGCAGGTCTTTGATGCGTGAGCTTGAGGTGTTCGACATCAACCATATCTACCGGGAAGCTAATAGCTATGCGGATGCGTTGGCAAATGACGCACTGGTGTCGGTGGGAGATTTACATATCTACCCTTATTCTCCTAGTTGTATTGCTACTTTATTGCATGCGAATTTGATTGGGGTTGCATACCCTAGAATTGTAAATGCTTAATTTTATTCAATGAATCgtcttttaccaaaaaaaaagctGCGCAGAAGACTTCGGACTTCAGTTCATGCACTACTGCAGGGAGGTCTCGCGACCCACGGCTGGAAACAAAACAATATTGCCTCGTATTTTCTGAAACTTTTATTATCTTCAATGGAGATTTATTGTTTTGTGATTATATTTATTTTCTCGATGTCCGGCTAAATTCCCTTGTGTAGGGGAGGATGAAACTCCATATCAAGTAACTTCTTTTATGCGTAGGTTTTGGGTTTGTTATTCGAATTGATTGTAAGGCTAAGAACCCTTTCCTTTTCAATTGAATGGATTGATTTCAATTCTTTCTTTCATCTgttgagtatttgtattccagatttcaaatacctagtcTTGCAATGATTTTCACTAATtttggttggagttctgagatagattatactcgtaagacggATTGTGCCGTTAGATGGCCAGATTGTGCTATTGAGACGGTCtgtgctatgggatagtctatacattttaacaactcaattattctCTTGACGATTATTGCTggggtttgcaagccctaacGATAATCCATTTTGATTCAAATAATTAACCTAGACTACGCATGTCAGAGTGGATTCTAAACCATAGATATTTTCTTCCATTGTTTTCAAACCTTTCAATTCATTGCTTTAGTTTAATTAGTCAATCTTTTCCCTTCCGAATTAATCTGAAAATTAATCAAATTTTAAGTAACTTAGCCAATCTGTTCTTGCGGATCGACATTCGGTCTTAACCACTATtttacggagtagtagttaattcttggtttttataaatttatatttgaCTCGGTATGGCACGGTCACTAGGAAAAATAAATCGCATTTATGTTCATGAAATTTGACTTTGCTCTCGTTTATGGGGGTGATCAAAGGTCTAAATAATATTGGAAGTTGTTGCATGCATTCTCTACAATGATGGAAGTCGATCATCATTGGATAGGTCGTGCTTTATCTCATACGACTCTAGACCAGTTTATTTGAAATCTATGGTGTCTCATAATTTTCCTTGTGAAATAGTAATTGTTAATTCAATACATgatgtgtttggatcaagatttgtagaaggggaaaaaaggcaAGGGAAACACATTTTAAATTTGTTGATGAAAATACCTGACATTTTTTCCTTCAACAAGCCTTGATCCATACACAGCATCTAACAGTTTGTGGAGAAGCATCTGAATCTGTTTCGTAGTCAATTCCTGATCCTTGTATGGAGTATTACTCTTTGCCCTTTATGTAAACGAGCAGAGGtctatgtttttttcttttttttgaaaacttggtTTTGGAATTAGACCGGTCATTCATGCATGTTTTTCTGTGGTTAACTCTGACGACATAGGCTGACTATCTAATGAACAAGCTTATCGAATTCTTTCGAATTTTGAGGCTATCATTACATCTAGggattcatttattttttggtctcAAATCTCAGATTGGAAGGCCAGCCATGGTGTTCTCATTGGCAGAAGAAGACGCTGGTGTCAGAAAAGTACTTCAGATGCTGCGTGACGAGTTTGAACTAACCATGGCATTAAGTGGATGCCATTCACTTAGCGAAATCACATTGTGGCCGATTGGGACCTTCCTCAGCCATTGGGCCAGGTTATGAAAACGTGCGTGAAAAAATGTTAGCAAATGTATTCGTTATTGCAGATTGAAGATATATGATTGTGTGTTCAAGAGGATGCCTTTCCTTTGAACTCATATCTGTTTACGATATTTTACATGTACTATGAAAACATTCTGCAATGACAATGGATAGATGTAATAATTTCCAGAAATGGCAGCTGTTTCGTTTCTTGCTGCTTTAACAAATTCATACGAATATGTATGGCTGATACAAGTTTTAAAAAGGATATTATACCTTCAGTTATTGACTTTTGGGGAGTCTTGGATCAGAATATTTTTGGTCATACTTAAGTTTACACCTCTATGTTGTGTTCACATTGGCCCCGTGAGCAATGCAGAAATTCCTGCATTCTAAACAGAAATCTCCCTTTACTTGCCTTGATCCAAAAAGCAGCTCAGATTAATACAAGACCTTTGCATTAATTGATTTCTTTTCGTGGCGGAAATGGATTCAAGTATTGAATTCAACCGCCCATGTGTGAATCAAATGGAGCTGAGAGGGACAACTCAACTTGTGAGAGATTTGGTCCCACAAGATTTCTCCCAATAATGGATTTGGGGCAAATTGATCCCAGCTTGCGTGACTTCCATTGAATGCTTTCTTCTTTGTCTTCTTCCCTCTTGTAACTCTATATATTGGTGAGTATATGTGTAGTGTGTAAGGTGTGCAAAGAACAGAGAGTGGTGAGgcagagagtgtgtgtgtgaaccTTTGTCTGAGAGAGGGTTTtaataatttgtatttgagtcgATTAATACAAAGTCAGAGTTTTTCTTCTCATAGATTGCGTGTGTTTGATTGGTTTGAGATCCTGAGGCACAACATCAAGGCCTGTGAATGCAATTAATAGGAATTCATGAAAGAAATTATGTTCTTAGTTCCAAAGTTTCTGCTTACTTCTCTCTAGTTGCATGTGAGGAAAGTCCATAATGACCTAACAAAGTTAAAGGTTCCTGTTGATGATATATATTGTCATGAGAAGAGGCACAGAGTTCTGCCCACCTCCACCAATCTTGGGAACCAATCTCATCGTCCACTAGCAGGGGCCCAACTAAAGCCGAGGCAAAGCCCCGTTTGGGATTGGCCCCAAACGTGTTTATAATACCTTAGATTCAAAATTGtctcaattttgaaattggtaTTGTTTGGGGCGTATATTTTCTTTGTTGCTAGCAAGAATCTATGTGTGCTTTTAAGGGGTTGTTTTGGTTACATGTATATGTAAGAAAATTCTTTGCAAGGCTTACGGTATTGATAAGTTATCAATTGCCTCAAGTTGTTAAGGAATTGGCCCAACAATGcatatcaagctattcaacattATCCTCACGTTTTAACGCGTCTTACAAGTGGAGATGCAAATATTCATAGATAGATCGAAACAGAACACTAAGAGGAGATGCAAATATTATGCGAAAAAGCCAAGCATGGCCATGCCTCACAAATTACAAGCCCCAAATCAATGATTTAGACCCGGATTCCTGGTTTACTAGAAGTGTATAACCATTCAATTGAGTGTTAGTCCTTGTAGGTTGAAATAAAATGCTCAATTTGtattagtattattatttttttggacaaggGTGTCGCGGAGCCCCAAAAACCCCCGTGAAGGTCATAGGTTCTGGCCAACTGACCAACTGGGTTGCTCACTTTCTAGGTTGATGCGTAAAATGATAGATTGAATAGAAATTGACCATCTAGGTTGCTTACGTTTTTGGATAGAAAACTCTTAGTTCTAGCTAGCGAACTTAACATATTGGAAAGCAGCACTTACATTTGATTCTTAATTATGACATGCAATAAGTGTACTGATATTACGTACACAAGATGTTGGCATTGCATGAAGTCATAATTTACGGATCGCCTAGGCAATGTACGTGACATCACATAAGCTTAATATATGGACAAACATTTCATCGCAAACACTTGTTTcgtcttttatttttatcgacTTCTCCCTTCCAAAGACACTATGGACGGTGATAAacgatgagaaaagaaaagaaaagaaataagagTCCCATCACgtgtttggataaaaagaagaggcgagaaatgaagaaaatgaTGAATTTAATTGGTTGGTTTTCCCTCACCATTTCTGGTCAAAATGGAGAGATTTGGTCTTTCCATTCTCAATCATTTCTCACCATCCAGAGGGGCTGGTCTCCTTAAACCTTTCATAATACCTCGTGGTCAGCCCACTAATGCTAGAGAAGCATGACCAACAAATGCTAAGCCAAAAACAAAGTGTAGATCACCATCTTTTATACAATTCTATACAAACACAGAAAAAGAAATAGCTAGTGGTACCGACAGGGAGTGTACATATAATGTACCGATAGTATGTCGGGCGCATTTTTGGTTCTCACATGAATAATCCAAacctttaattaattttaactaACATTTCAAGTATTTTCTGCAAAAAagtagcttaattggatatgtTTAGGATCCTAAACTCTGAACGTAAATTTTAAAGATTGGATCAATCCTCTATGCATATCCAATCGAGCTAATTTATTTGCAACAAAACGTAAACCAGGAAAATATCAGTAACACATAAAATGCCAACAACCGAGCCTTAGCCATcattcattaaaaattgcatgTAATGAGCATTTAGAGGGACTGCGATTATTCAACTTCGGGGCATTGGAATTATATTACAAAAGGAAGCTAATGGCAACACTGTAAAAGAAAACTTATACACTACAGAAGACAACAACATATCACAAAAGCTAATAGCACACATACTGATGCATATCACAGACAAATACAGCTTTTACAGTTAATTCCTTCGCTCCCTCCTTTTCTGCTTCTTCtgaattttcttcttccttccaaAGGTCTCGACAAACCATTCGTGATACCTCCGGGTCAGAGTGGTCCCAATAACCAACCCAACTATTAACCCACTTCCATACCCCATGAATATCACCATCCAGTAAATACCACTTGTAAACCCAGTTTCATCCTTTTGAGAGCTGtgtagcggtggtggtggtgaggccTTGGGATTTTCACATGATGTCGACAGAGGGACACCACACAACCCGGGATTCCCATCATATGAACTGTTTTCGAACGTATCGAATTGCTTCCCTCGAGGTATACGGCCTTTGAGATTGTTATTTGAAACGTTCAGGACTGCAAGGAATGTGAGTTGGATTAGTTGCTGAGGGATCTTTCCTGAGAGCTCATTTCGAGATAGGTCCAACGACTCGAGCGCTGTCAGACTTGCCAAGGATGATGGGATAGCTCCGGTGAGATTGTTGTTGGAAATGTTTAGCACTTGAAGCCCTCTGAGACTTCCAAGAGATTCTGGAATTTCTCCACTGAATTTGTTGTTTGACAGATCTATAGCTACAAAGGCACTTTGGATCTTCTCATATACCCTCTGTGTGCCTTTCTGTGCTATTGTGATAGAATAGCTATAGCTAGTAGTCACCATTTCAGAACTTACCTCCACTTGCATATATGTTAACTTTCCCAGGTCGACCATTTTCATTGCATTCCAGTTTTTGAAGTAATTTGACGGCAAGTTTCCCGAGAATTCGTTGTGAGAGAGGTCAATGATGCGAAGCTTTGGTAATGCTAAATTGATTTCTGGATTCTCAATGATGCCATGGAATTTGTTAAACCGCAAAATAAGAACTCGCAAATTGGAAAGAGCTCCTAAGAAAAAGGGGAAAGTACCCTCAATACGATTATTTCCAAGAACAAGAGTTTGTAGCATTGTGCAATTTGCCAATGATGGTGGTACCGGCCCATGCAATTGATTTTCGCTCAAATCAATCATCTTGATCCCGTTCGCAAATGCCTGAGGAATAATGCCATGAAAATTGTTGGAATGTAGATTGAGCACTGATAAAGCCTCGCTAGAATTGGCCAAACATTGAGGAATCCTGCCATTTAAGTTATTGTAAGATAAGACAAGTGTAGAAAGAGAACTATTGTGGCAGATTGATGGTGAAATTTCTCCGGAGAGTGAATTATTTGCGACACGATAATGAGCAGTCGATGGTGGTGGAACTAGGAGTGATCCTTGCAACTGGTTAAAACTGAGGTCCAAATATATCAGTGACTGCCATGGAATGAGGTCTGGAGACTTCTCAAAGCCTGTCAAAAAGTTTTCGGAAAGGTCGACCAAATGCATGTTTTCTTTGGTTATGTTCCACAACCAAAGTGGTATCTGGccatgaatttggttattggaaaAAAACAGGACCTCCAGTTCATTTTGGAAATGGAGGAAATCTGGAAACTCCCCCAGATTGCATGATGACAATCCTAATATAATGAACTTTGGATGAGTAGCATTGGTACTGTTTGTTGCAAGCACTGTTAAATTGTTAAATGAAAGTAGTAATTCCCTAAGGTGTGGGAGCTTCAGAAAAATGTCTAGCTCAACTTTACCACCCAAGTTGTTAAGACCAAGATTAAGGTATTCAAGATCCTCGAGTTGATAGATCGAGCTGGGAATCATGCCATGTAGTTGATTGACAGAAAGGTCAAGGTCTATTAATCCTGTGAGGTTGCCTAGCCAAGATGGGATTTGACCAACTAGTTTATTTGAGCCAATGTTCAAGTAGGAAAGATCAGTCAGATTACCAACCAAATCTGGAATCGTCCCTGAGAAATTGCAATCGcttaatttcaaaaaccttAAGGATTCGAGATTACCAATACTACTTGGTAGCGCTCCGGAGAAACTCGTCATCTGAACTCGCAAACTCTCGAGGCGACTACTATGGTGAAATTCTGGCAGATAACCAGTCAGATCTTCGTTCTTTTCAACGTTTAGACTCTGCAGGTTTGGTAGATGGAAAATGACCGTTGGGAATTCACCGTTTAACAAACAACTCTCAAGATTAAGATGTGTTAGAGAGGATCTATTTGAGAAAACACTGGGCACTTCAGAAGATATGTTCACCTCTCGGAGGTTAAGTACTTTTAGGTGGGTGAGGTTTTGAACTAGGTCTCTCAAACTCGGCTTCTCAAGTTTCAAAAGGCTGTCATCGGAATATCTATCAACATATCGAGACAGGTCAAGGAAAGCTAATTTGGAAAGAGAGGAGATTTCCCAAGGGATTTGACCCGAAAAGAAAGAATCAGATAGGTTGAGACTCCTTAGCCTCGAAAGTGATCCAATTTGAGTTGGGATTTGAGAAGAGTTGAAGTCATTGTCAGCAAGGTTTAGCCTCCGGAGGTGAACAAGGTTGAAGAGGCTACTGCTGGAGTTGAT
Coding sequences:
- the LOC131323567 gene encoding receptor-like protein 7, which gives rise to MCRSLSSLSVSKSSSSSRAKLMFLAMLCSYSVPGSRGRLDRNLKILSKIVWKTLSLPVETSCLPIGQVKLLKLLNVFIHLPVELVCLPAKYKVDSFKMLALLFAVSAGRISLPTVYKLRVLSNRLLNGHTLFTIQSYARSHLPKQFCHKFESQERFEKSFQVFLVCLFPSLPRLLGQSVFHPLCHEDESSGLLQFKHSFVLDKFASVDPSTYPKVESWKLDGSTNDCCSWDGVECDHDTGHVIGLDLSSSFLHGSINSSSSLFNLVHLRRLNLADNDFNSSQIPTQIGSLSRLRSLNLSDSFFSGQIPWEISSLSKLAFLDLSRYVDRYSDDSLLKLEKPSLRDLVQNLTHLKVLNLREVNISSEVPSVFSNRSSLTHLNLESCLLNGEFPTVIFHLPNLQSLNVEKNEDLTGYLPEFHHSSRLESLRVQMTSFSGALPSSIGNLESLRFLKLSDCNFSGTIPDLVGNLTDLSYLNIGSNKLVGQIPSWLGNLTGLIDLDLSVNQLHGMIPSSIYQLEDLEYLNLGLNNLGGKVELDIFLKLPHLRELLLSFNNLTVLATNSTNATHPKFIILGLSSCNLGEFPDFLHFQNELEVLFFSNNQIHGQIPLWLWNITKENMHLVDLSENFLTGFEKSPDLIPWQSLIYLDLSFNQLQGSLLVPPPSTAHYRVANNSLSGEISPSICHNSSLSTLVLSYNNLNGRIPQCLANSSEALSVLNLHSNNFHGIIPQAFANGIKMIDLSENQLHGPVPPSLANCTMLQTLVLGNNRIEGTFPFFLGALSNLRVLILRFNKFHGIIENPEINLALPKLRIIDLSHNEFSGNLPSNYFKNWNAMKMVDLGKLTYMQVEVSSEMVTTSYSYSITIAQKGTQRVYEKIQSAFVAIDLSNNKFSGEIPESLGSLRGLQVLNISNNNLTGAIPSSLASLTALESLDLSRNELSGKIPQQLIQLTFLAVLNVSNNNLKGRIPRGKQFDTFENSSYDGNPGLCGVPLSTSCENPKASPPPPLHSSQKDETGFTSGIYWMVIFMGYGSGLIVGLVIGTTLTRRYHEWFVETFGRKKKIQKKQKRRERRN